The following proteins are co-located in the Haloplanus sp. HW8-1 genome:
- the mvk gene encoding mevalonate kinase, whose protein sequence is MTVSSAPGKVYLFGEHAVVYGEPAVPCAIERRATVSVEARDDDHVRVEASDLSLDGFTVEYAGSTGDRPDVDVPAPLVEAAMGYVDAAVEQAREAVGSPDAGFDITVESAIPLGAGLGSSAAVTVAGIDAATRELGRELSPRELADRAYRAEAAVQDGQASRADTFCSAVGGAVRVEGDDCRAIETPNLPFVVGFDGGAGDTGELVAGVRTLKEEYDFAADTVATIGDLVRTGERVLDPAAGTEATDRLAELGRLMNFNHGLLESLGVSSRSLDSMVWAAREAGAHGAKLTGAGGGGCIVALDPTPETLTALQFTPGCEEAFRAELATDGVRRVA, encoded by the coding sequence ATGACGGTATCGAGTGCGCCGGGCAAAGTGTATCTCTTCGGCGAACACGCCGTCGTCTACGGCGAACCCGCCGTCCCCTGTGCCATCGAGCGCCGAGCGACGGTGAGCGTCGAGGCCCGCGACGACGACCACGTGCGGGTCGAGGCGTCGGATCTGAGCCTCGACGGGTTCACCGTCGAGTACGCGGGATCGACCGGCGACCGACCGGACGTCGACGTGCCGGCGCCGCTGGTCGAGGCGGCGATGGGGTACGTCGACGCCGCGGTCGAACAGGCACGCGAAGCCGTCGGCTCGCCGGACGCGGGCTTCGACATCACCGTCGAGAGCGCCATCCCGCTCGGGGCGGGGCTCGGCTCGTCGGCGGCGGTGACGGTGGCGGGGATCGACGCCGCGACACGCGAACTCGGCCGAGAGCTGTCGCCTCGCGAACTCGCGGACCGCGCGTACCGTGCCGAGGCCGCGGTCCAGGACGGCCAAGCGTCGCGGGCGGACACCTTCTGTTCGGCCGTCGGCGGCGCCGTGCGCGTCGAGGGCGACGACTGTCGGGCCATCGAGACGCCGAACCTTCCCTTCGTCGTCGGCTTCGACGGCGGCGCCGGCGACACGGGCGAACTCGTCGCCGGCGTCCGAACGCTCAAAGAGGAGTACGACTTCGCGGCCGACACCGTCGCGACCATCGGCGACCTGGTCCGGACGGGCGAGCGCGTGCTCGACCCCGCCGCCGGGACGGAGGCGACGGATCGTCTCGCGGAACTCGGTCGGCTCATGAACTTCAACCACGGCCTGCTGGAGTCGCTCGGCGTCTCCTCACGCTCGCTCGACAGCATGGTGTGGGCAGCTCGCGAGGCCGGCGCCCACGGCGCGAAGCTCACCGGCGCCGGGGGCGGCGGCTGTATCGTCGCGCTCGATCCCACGCCCGAGACGCTGACGGCGCTGCAGTTCACCCCGGGCTGTGAGGAAGCGTTCCGCGCCGAACTCGCGACCGACGGCGTCCGGAGGGTCGCATGA
- a CDS encoding ATP-dependent helicase, producing MDRPEEEAVDRLADRAADTDVLKLLDPAVRDWWVDRFGEYVPENGGFFTPPQREAIPLVHEGTHALVCAPTGSGKTLASFTAIINELFRRERADGLENAVYCLYVSPLKALANDVHRNLAAPLDGIRERLAERGESTAVRQATRHGDTADADRRRMLAETPHILNTTPETLAILLNSPKFREKLRRVEYVVVDEVHALAANKRGTHLSVSLERLSALTDGEPTRIGCSATVEPLETMADFLVGRAEPGGPTRDCEIVDARFAREFDLAVDCPVDDLVETPGDVVRDRFYDRLHDLVASHTNTLVFTNTRSGAERVLQALRERYGYDESDSGCHHGSLSAERRQAVESALKCGDLDVVTTSTSLELGIDMPHVDLVVQVGSPKSVAALLQRVGRAGHQVGEVVEGRVVALDRDDLVECAVMVRKAESGFVDRVFVPENAYDVAAQHVYGMAINAVRPEAEVRAVLRRAYPYRDFGDDDFETLFRYLTADYEGLEERNVYAKIWRDRNDPPNGDHHHPEFDVGERLIGKRGRLARMIYLTNVGTIPDSFSCDVVVRGGEEWVGELDEDYLDTLEAGDVFVIGGERFEFRYRRGSKVYVDRTTARPTVPSWYSERLPLSADLAHEMLAFQRDLLDRLAAGGPPAVRDWLRADALSERAVRALTRLYDQQVAFAGAESVSTPTRIAVEEERDREAYRRRYYVHSVYGRRFNDGLSRLLAAKCADETTASVTVAVADNGFVLSMPLNRRIDVTGLLRDFDPDAVRADLRAALRGTDLRKRYFRIDATRSLMILKRYKGTEKSAARQQVESETLLSLADDLEDFAVIEETDRELLEDKLHVESIESVVERLRDEEIEVAERTVETPTPRAFGLATLAATDTVLAEDEDAVLREFHERVIADIEDGDGTDGRPDSAPDG from the coding sequence ATGGACCGGCCGGAGGAAGAGGCCGTCGACCGGCTGGCGGATCGGGCCGCCGACACCGACGTCCTCAAACTGCTCGACCCCGCGGTGCGCGACTGGTGGGTCGACCGATTCGGGGAGTACGTCCCCGAGAACGGCGGCTTCTTCACGCCGCCACAGCGGGAGGCCATCCCATTGGTCCACGAGGGGACACACGCGCTCGTCTGTGCGCCCACAGGCAGCGGGAAGACCCTCGCCTCGTTCACCGCGATCATCAACGAACTGTTCCGTCGGGAGCGGGCCGATGGGCTGGAGAACGCGGTGTACTGTCTCTACGTCTCGCCGCTGAAGGCGCTCGCCAACGACGTCCACCGGAACCTGGCGGCACCGCTCGACGGGATTCGCGAGCGTCTGGCCGAGCGCGGCGAGTCGACGGCGGTGCGACAGGCCACCCGCCACGGCGACACCGCCGACGCCGACCGTCGCCGGATGCTCGCGGAGACGCCCCACATCCTCAACACGACGCCGGAGACGCTCGCGATCCTGCTCAACTCGCCGAAGTTCCGCGAGAAACTGCGGCGAGTGGAGTACGTGGTCGTCGACGAGGTTCACGCCCTGGCGGCGAACAAGCGGGGCACTCACCTCTCGGTCTCGCTGGAACGTCTGTCCGCGCTGACCGACGGCGAACCGACCCGGATCGGCTGTTCGGCGACGGTCGAACCGCTGGAGACGATGGCCGACTTTCTCGTCGGCCGTGCCGAGCCCGGGGGTCCCACACGGGACTGTGAGATCGTCGACGCCCGCTTCGCCCGCGAGTTCGATCTGGCGGTCGACTGCCCGGTCGACGACCTGGTGGAGACGCCCGGCGACGTCGTCCGCGACCGCTTCTACGACCGACTGCACGACCTCGTCGCGTCCCACACCAACACGCTCGTCTTCACGAACACCCGATCCGGCGCCGAACGTGTCCTGCAGGCGCTCCGCGAGCGCTACGGCTACGACGAGTCGGATTCGGGGTGTCACCACGGCAGCCTCTCCGCCGAGCGACGGCAGGCCGTGGAATCGGCGCTCAAGTGCGGCGACCTCGACGTGGTGACCACCTCGACCAGCCTCGAACTCGGCATCGACATGCCACACGTCGACCTGGTGGTGCAGGTGGGCTCCCCGAAGTCGGTCGCGGCCCTCCTCCAGCGGGTCGGCCGGGCGGGCCACCAGGTCGGAGAGGTCGTCGAGGGGCGGGTGGTGGCGCTGGACCGCGACGATTTGGTCGAGTGTGCCGTGATGGTCCGCAAGGCCGAGTCGGGATTCGTCGACCGAGTGTTCGTCCCCGAGAACGCCTACGACGTGGCCGCCCAACACGTCTACGGGATGGCGATCAACGCCGTCCGTCCCGAAGCGGAGGTGCGGGCGGTCCTCCGCCGGGCCTACCCCTATCGGGACTTCGGCGACGACGATTTCGAGACGCTCTTTCGCTACCTCACCGCCGACTACGAGGGACTGGAAGAACGTAACGTGTACGCGAAGATCTGGCGGGACCGGAACGACCCGCCCAACGGCGACCACCACCACCCCGAGTTCGACGTCGGCGAGCGTCTGATCGGCAAGCGGGGGCGCCTCGCGCGGATGATCTACCTGACGAACGTCGGCACCATCCCCGACTCCTTCTCGTGTGACGTGGTCGTCCGCGGGGGCGAGGAGTGGGTCGGCGAACTCGACGAGGATTACCTCGACACCCTGGAGGCGGGCGACGTGTTCGTCATCGGCGGCGAGCGCTTCGAGTTCCGCTACCGACGGGGGTCGAAGGTGTACGTCGATCGGACGACCGCCCGGCCGACGGTCCCCTCGTGGTACTCCGAACGCCTGCCGCTCTCGGCGGATCTCGCTCACGAGATGCTGGCGTTCCAGCGTGACCTGCTCGACCGCCTGGCGGCCGGCGGACCGCCGGCGGTCCGGGACTGGCTCCGTGCGGACGCCCTCTCGGAGCGGGCGGTGCGCGCGCTGACCCGCCTCTACGACCAGCAGGTGGCGTTCGCCGGGGCGGAGAGCGTCTCGACCCCGACCCGTATCGCGGTCGAGGAGGAACGGGACCGGGAGGCATACCGGCGACGCTACTACGTCCACAGCGTCTACGGCCGGCGGTTCAACGACGGCCTCTCGCGCCTGCTGGCGGCGAAGTGTGCCGACGAGACGACCGCGAGCGTCACGGTCGCCGTCGCCGACAACGGGTTCGTCCTCTCGATGCCGCTGAACCGCCGGATCGACGTAACGGGGCTGCTTCGCGATTTCGATCCCGACGCGGTCCGCGCGGACCTCCGGGCGGCCCTGCGTGGGACCGATCTCCGAAAGCGGTATTTCCGTATCGACGCCACGCGCTCGCTCATGATCCTGAAGCGGTACAAGGGGACGGAGAAATCCGCGGCCCGCCAGCAGGTCGAAAGCGAGACGCTGCTATCGCTCGCCGACGACCTCGAGGACTTCGCGGTGATCGAAGAGACCGACCGTGAACTGCTGGAGGACAAACTCCACGTCGAGAGCATCGAGTCGGTCGTCGAACGTCTCCGCGACGAGGAAATCGAGGTTGCCGAACGGACGGTGGAGACACCGACGCCGCGGGCGTTCGGCCTGGCGACGCTCGCCGCCACCGACACCGTCCTCGCGGAGGACGAAGACGCCGTCCTGCGGGAGTTCCACGAGCGGGTGATCGCGGACATCGAGGACGGAGACGGGACCGACGGTCGACCCGACTCGGCCCCGGACGGATAG
- a CDS encoding PAS domain S-box protein, which produces MTHNGSSTVLFVAGETERADAAAAALDASGFEAVVGRSLDDARSALAERAVDCVVSGHASPSHDGLPVLDAVRGVDPTLPVVLYPASGSESLAGEAVRRDVSDYVTGDGADGNHAELVRRVGKVVGSDAPDTVRGAELRELREFKQAVFESDLWVSVFDAEGTAVETNEAAADILGYPIDEIVGNDAVWEWLYPDEDYRAEMRAVTEEVLNGERRLEGFETTIRTRSGEQRVISWFSYGLTDDDGEISGSIAIGRDVTERRERERALERELERREAAETRYRSLFENNPCAIWEEDLSAAKPRGDSLAESVDDVAAYLRDNPDELERLMSHVEIRDVNENAVDYYGADSKAELMANLDAVMPEESNAALAGVWASVAAGDTRYRAETVSRTLDGERRDEILDVYVPEAYADDYSRVYVVGTDITERRERERQLEELTARLELALAETDTGVWEWFVESDELRLDETCERLLGVGDDVPTTFEAFLDRVHDDDVAAVRDCLGDDPEPGEEYRTDFRADSACGDRRWIRARGVVKEGDPLRMLGIQTDITQQKRHERRLKGQRDDLDLLNQMLRHDIRNDLHVVSAAATLLAELVDGDEAREYVETILETVDSAVELTETAGEIADVTLTADDEHVRVDLRETLLGELDEVRAAYPDAVVSVEGDLPETTVLATEMLGSVFRNLLTNAIKHNDRSVPEVTVSAVERDGTVTARVADNGPGVPDPRKEALFARGETGAGSGGSGIGLYLVRTLVDTYGGDVWMEDNDPEGTVVVVSLPSADG; this is translated from the coding sequence ATGACGCACAACGGTTCGTCGACGGTGCTGTTCGTCGCCGGGGAGACGGAGCGTGCCGACGCGGCCGCCGCCGCCCTCGACGCGTCGGGGTTCGAGGCGGTCGTGGGTCGGTCCCTCGACGACGCGCGCTCGGCGCTCGCCGAACGCGCCGTGGACTGTGTCGTCAGCGGCCACGCCTCCCCGTCGCACGACGGACTGCCCGTTCTCGATGCCGTACGCGGGGTAGACCCCACCCTCCCGGTCGTCCTCTATCCCGCGTCGGGAAGCGAGTCACTTGCCGGCGAGGCGGTCCGGCGTGACGTCAGCGACTACGTGACTGGCGACGGTGCCGACGGGAATCACGCGGAACTCGTCCGTCGGGTCGGGAAGGTCGTCGGGTCGGACGCGCCGGACACGGTACGCGGGGCGGAACTCCGGGAACTCCGGGAGTTCAAGCAGGCCGTCTTCGAGAGCGACCTCTGGGTCAGCGTCTTCGACGCCGAGGGGACGGCCGTCGAGACGAACGAGGCCGCCGCGGATATCCTCGGTTATCCGATCGACGAGATCGTCGGTAACGACGCGGTCTGGGAGTGGTTGTACCCCGACGAGGACTACCGCGCCGAGATGCGGGCGGTCACGGAGGAGGTCCTGAACGGCGAGCGTCGGCTGGAGGGGTTCGAGACGACGATCCGAACTCGGTCGGGCGAGCAACGGGTCATCTCGTGGTTCTCGTACGGACTCACGGACGACGACGGGGAGATAAGCGGATCGATCGCCATCGGACGGGACGTGACCGAGCGCAGGGAGCGCGAACGGGCGCTCGAACGGGAACTGGAGCGACGAGAGGCCGCAGAGACGCGGTATCGGTCGCTGTTCGAGAACAACCCGTGTGCCATCTGGGAGGAGGATCTGTCGGCGGCGAAGCCCCGCGGCGACTCGCTGGCCGAGTCGGTCGACGACGTCGCGGCGTATCTCCGCGACAACCCCGACGAACTGGAGCGACTCATGTCCCACGTCGAGATCAGGGACGTGAACGAGAACGCGGTCGACTACTACGGTGCCGACTCGAAGGCGGAGTTGATGGCCAACCTCGACGCGGTGATGCCCGAGGAGAGCAACGCGGCGCTCGCGGGTGTGTGGGCCAGCGTCGCGGCCGGCGACACCCGGTACAGAGCCGAGACGGTGTCGCGGACCCTCGACGGCGAGCGACGGGACGAGATCCTCGACGTGTACGTCCCCGAGGCGTACGCCGACGACTACTCCCGCGTCTACGTCGTCGGGACCGACATCACCGAGCGCCGGGAACGCGAGCGGCAACTGGAGGAACTCACCGCACGTCTCGAACTCGCGCTGGCCGAGACCGACACCGGCGTCTGGGAGTGGTTCGTCGAATCGGACGAACTCCGCCTCGACGAGACCTGCGAGCGGTTGCTCGGCGTCGGCGACGACGTCCCGACCACGTTCGAGGCGTTTCTCGACCGCGTCCACGACGACGACGTCGCCGCCGTCAGGGACTGTCTCGGCGACGACCCCGAACCGGGCGAGGAGTACCGAACCGACTTCCGTGCCGACTCCGCGTGTGGCGACCGGCGCTGGATCCGGGCCCGCGGCGTCGTCAAGGAGGGCGATCCGCTCAGGATGCTCGGGATTCAGACCGACATCACTCAGCAGAAACGTCACGAGCGACGGCTCAAGGGGCAACGCGACGATCTCGATCTGTTGAACCAGATGCTCCGGCACGACATCCGGAACGACCTCCACGTCGTGAGCGCCGCCGCCACCTTGCTCGCCGAGTTGGTGGACGGCGACGAGGCACGCGAGTACGTCGAGACGATCCTCGAAACGGTCGACAGCGCGGTCGAACTCACGGAGACGGCCGGCGAGATAGCGGACGTGACGCTGACGGCCGACGACGAACACGTCCGCGTCGATCTGCGGGAGACGCTCCTCGGCGAACTCGACGAGGTGCGGGCGGCGTACCCCGACGCGGTCGTCTCGGTCGAGGGCGACCTCCCGGAGACGACGGTTCTGGCGACGGAGATGCTGGGGTCGGTGTTTCGCAACCTGCTGACGAACGCGATCAAACACAACGATCGGTCGGTCCCGGAGGTGACCGTCTCGGCGGTCGAGCGAGACGGAACGGTCACCGCGCGGGTCGCGGACAACGGTCCGGGCGTCCCCGACCCACGGAAGGAAGCCCTGTTCGCCCGCGGGGAGACGGGCGCGGGAAGCGGCGGCTCCGGGATCGGCCTCTATCTCGTGCGGACGCTCGTCGACACGTACGGCGGCGACGTGTGGATGGAGGACAACGACCCCGAGGGGACGGTCGTCGTCGTGTCGCTGCCCTCGGCCGACGGCTGA
- a CDS encoding ATP-dependent helicase, translating to MNLRGTILDVGEVRTVSTQYGERDLVETTVCPDDDDGAGGAGPSAVADGRSVTVTLWGKWTHTADHAAEGMDLLVTDVEERDRGYATTGDSFVVLEPDFLVDVTDVRSWVQCPRMYYLNKLSGVPLAYPVVKGTIVHEVFGDLLRGRDLEEAVTDHVEAAGLELGLLGREADEVRDEVRRNAAAIEGWLAQGTLTDEDAWRSEYTLISPTFGIKGRADALRRGMPVELKTGKNTNRDPRFHDKIQAATYALLLGESGDPPDTGTLLYTKNAVLDRSEASGDLSPAKEFSVGRGLLEFVVRTRNEIAAAEAERRVPTGYEADAKCEWCFEQDTCMVVSGRLDQESKAGQVGTAIPAEEREYFEAFYRAIEDERRAVHAEYRKLWEQTAEERADADRALIDLDPIERRELPGGDWELRARVPDGAVSKLREGDVALASAGDPIGGDAELGRIRSLGDEVVATVDEPLDLRRLDVYPSELSVSRQLTALHDALLKGDPDRKDVLFGRRAPRFDEVRETFIDNNDAQNEAVRRAVGAEDFTLVHGPPGTGKTYTIARLVRALVDRDERVLLSAFTNRAVDNALDALRDQGFEDVARVGTTTGVREDMLDVRLDRRGEPNDRAAALRDAPVVAATTATCGSRVLREAAFDVAVVDEASQLTEPGTLAAINLADRFVLVGDHQQLPPVVQSGDERLARSLFERLHDEHPEAAVMLDRQYRMSQRIQAFASTEFYDGALRPATPEVAGGTLADLPGVGREASETPPEGGEAAGTLPAHLRQGVRFVDPGGRREGNANPVEADRVAAVVEEYLDAGVDPDDVVVIAPFRAQVAEIARRVDVAVDTVDRFQGSSAEVVVVSFVATGDLDGPIFEDTRRVNVALTRAKKALVLVGDADALASEPFYARMLDWARR from the coding sequence GTGAACCTCCGCGGGACGATTCTGGACGTCGGCGAAGTGCGGACCGTCTCGACGCAGTACGGCGAGCGCGACCTCGTCGAGACGACGGTGTGTCCCGACGACGACGACGGCGCCGGGGGAGCAGGGCCCTCAGCCGTCGCCGACGGCCGATCGGTGACGGTGACGCTCTGGGGCAAGTGGACCCACACCGCCGACCACGCTGCCGAGGGGATGGACCTCCTCGTGACCGACGTCGAGGAGCGGGACCGAGGCTACGCCACCACGGGTGACTCCTTCGTCGTCCTCGAACCCGACTTCCTCGTCGACGTGACCGACGTGCGGTCGTGGGTGCAGTGTCCGCGGATGTACTACCTGAACAAGCTCTCGGGCGTCCCGCTGGCCTACCCCGTCGTCAAGGGAACCATCGTCCACGAGGTGTTCGGCGACCTGTTGCGGGGCCGGGACCTCGAGGAGGCCGTCACGGACCACGTCGAGGCCGCGGGACTGGAACTCGGCCTGCTCGGCCGCGAGGCCGACGAGGTGCGCGACGAGGTTCGCCGGAACGCCGCCGCCATCGAGGGGTGGCTGGCACAGGGGACGCTCACCGACGAGGACGCGTGGCGCTCGGAGTACACGCTCATCAGCCCGACGTTCGGGATCAAGGGACGCGCGGACGCGCTCCGCCGGGGCATGCCGGTCGAACTCAAGACGGGGAAGAACACGAACCGGGACCCACGCTTTCACGACAAGATTCAGGCGGCGACGTACGCCCTCCTCCTCGGGGAGTCCGGCGACCCGCCGGACACCGGAACCCTCCTCTATACGAAAAACGCGGTCCTCGACCGGAGCGAGGCGAGCGGTGACCTCTCGCCGGCCAAGGAGTTCTCCGTCGGCCGCGGTCTGCTAGAGTTCGTCGTCCGCACGCGCAACGAGATCGCGGCCGCCGAGGCCGAACGGCGTGTCCCGACGGGTTACGAAGCCGACGCCAAATGCGAGTGGTGTTTCGAACAGGACACCTGCATGGTCGTCTCGGGGCGCCTCGATCAGGAGTCCAAGGCCGGGCAGGTCGGCACCGCCATCCCCGCCGAGGAGCGCGAGTACTTCGAGGCGTTCTACCGCGCCATCGAGGACGAGCGACGGGCGGTCCACGCTGAGTACCGGAAGTTGTGGGAGCAAACCGCCGAGGAACGGGCCGACGCGGACCGCGCGCTGATCGACCTCGACCCGATCGAGCGGCGGGAACTCCCCGGCGGCGACTGGGAACTCCGGGCTCGCGTCCCGGACGGTGCCGTCTCGAAACTCCGGGAGGGCGACGTGGCGCTGGCCAGTGCGGGCGACCCCATCGGCGGCGACGCCGAACTCGGGCGGATCCGGTCGCTCGGCGACGAAGTCGTCGCCACGGTGGACGAACCGCTCGACCTGCGGCGCCTCGATGTCTACCCGTCGGAACTCTCGGTCTCGCGGCAGTTGACGGCGCTCCACGACGCCCTCCTGAAGGGTGACCCCGACCGGAAGGACGTGTTGTTCGGTCGGCGAGCGCCCCGCTTCGACGAGGTGCGGGAGACGTTCATCGACAACAACGACGCCCAGAACGAGGCCGTCCGGCGGGCCGTCGGCGCCGAGGACTTCACCCTGGTCCACGGACCGCCGGGAACGGGCAAGACCTACACCATCGCCCGCCTCGTCCGGGCGCTGGTCGACCGGGACGAGCGCGTTCTCCTCTCGGCGTTCACCAACCGTGCGGTTGACAACGCCCTCGACGCCCTCCGTGACCAGGGGTTCGAGGACGTGGCGCGCGTCGGGACGACGACCGGCGTCCGCGAGGATATGCTCGACGTGCGACTGGACCGTCGGGGGGAGCCCAACGACCGTGCGGCCGCGCTCCGCGATGCACCCGTCGTCGCCGCCACCACCGCGACCTGTGGCTCCCGGGTCCTTCGGGAGGCGGCGTTCGACGTCGCGGTGGTCGACGAGGCGTCACAGCTGACGGAACCGGGAACGCTCGCGGCGATCAACCTCGCGGACCGGTTCGTCCTCGTCGGCGACCACCAGCAACTCCCGCCCGTGGTCCAGTCCGGCGACGAACGGCTCGCGAGGTCGCTGTTCGAACGCCTCCACGACGAGCATCCCGAGGCGGCGGTCATGCTCGACCGCCAGTACCGCATGAGCCAGCGCATCCAGGCCTTCGCCTCGACGGAGTTCTACGACGGCGCGCTCCGGCCGGCGACCCCCGAGGTGGCCGGTGGAACGCTCGCGGACCTCCCGGGGGTCGGCAGGGAGGCGTCGGAGACGCCTCCGGAAGGCGGCGAAGCCGCCGGGACCCTCCCCGCACACCTCCGGCAGGGTGTCCGCTTCGTCGATCCCGGCGGGCGGCGCGAGGGCAACGCCAACCCCGTCGAGGCCGACCGGGTGGCCGCGGTGGTCGAGGAGTACCTCGATGCCGGGGTCGACCCCGACGACGTCGTGGTGATCGCCCCCTTCCGCGCGCAGGTGGCCGAGATCGCCCGCCGGGTCGACGTGGCCGTCGACACCGTCGACCGTTTCCAGGGATCGAGCGCAGAGGTCGTCGTCGTCTCTTTCGTCGCCACCGGCGACCTGGACGGGCCCATCTTCGAGGACACGCGCCGTGTGAACGTTGCGCTGACGCGCGCAAAGAAGGCGCTCGTCCTCGTCGGCGACGCGGACGCACTGGCATCGGAGCCGTTCTACGCCCGGATGCTGGACTGGGCGCGGCGATGA
- a CDS encoding isopentenyl phosphate kinase encodes MTTVLKLGGSVITDKDRRETLDDDALSVAADAVAEVGVDDLVLVHGAGSFGHHYAEKHGVSVTEGTTDAGPALEIHGSMTTLNRFVLARLHDRDVPALPVHPLSAGARDEESALDFPLSTVRTMVGEGFVPVSHGDVIAQEGSGATIISGDELVVRFATGLDADRVGLCSTVDGVYDADGDVIGRIEAFDDVADALGGSDATDVTGGMAGKVRTLLDPDAPAFVFGADDLAAFLRGEDVGTRIE; translated from the coding sequence ATGACGACCGTCCTCAAGCTCGGCGGGAGCGTCATCACCGACAAGGACCGTCGGGAGACGCTCGACGACGACGCGCTCTCGGTGGCGGCCGACGCAGTCGCCGAGGTGGGCGTAGACGACCTCGTGTTGGTCCACGGCGCCGGGAGCTTCGGCCACCACTACGCAGAGAAACACGGCGTGAGCGTGACCGAGGGGACGACCGACGCGGGGCCGGCTCTCGAGATTCACGGATCGATGACGACGCTCAACCGGTTCGTGCTCGCACGCCTGCACGACCGCGACGTGCCGGCGCTGCCCGTCCACCCGCTCTCGGCGGGCGCCCGCGACGAGGAATCGGCCCTCGACTTTCCGCTATCCACGGTGCGGACGATGGTCGGCGAGGGCTTCGTCCCCGTCTCGCACGGCGACGTGATCGCTCAGGAGGGGTCGGGCGCGACCATTATCTCGGGCGACGAACTGGTGGTGCGGTTCGCGACGGGGCTCGACGCCGACCGGGTCGGCCTCTGTTCGACCGTCGACGGCGTCTACGACGCCGACGGGGACGTGATCGGCCGGATCGAGGCGTTCGACGACGTGGCCGACGCCCTCGGTGGGAGCGACGCCACCGACGTGACCGGCGGCATGGCGGGGAAAGTGCGCACCCTCCTCGATCCGGACGCGCCCGCGTTCGTCTTCGGCGCCGACGACCTCGCGGCGTTTCTGCGGGGCGAGGACGTGGGGACGCGGATCGAGTGA